TTACGACCCGGCGAGGCCGATTGGTCGGCCACCTACGACGAGACCGTCCGGGTGGCGGTCGAGGCCGAACGGCTCGGCTACTCCTCGGTGTGGACCACCGAACACCACTTCGTCGACGACGGCTACATGCCGTCGCTACTCGTGGTGAGCGCCGCCCTCGCCGCCGTCACCGAGACGATCGAGATCGGGACGGGGGTCATCCTCGCTCCGCTTCACGACCCGATCCGCCTGGCGGAAGACGCCGCCACCGTCCAATTGCTCAGCCACGGGCGCCTGATCCTCGGACTCGGGCTGGGCTGGAGTCAGGTCGAGTTCGAAGGACTGGGCGCCGATCTGCGGTTGCGGGGCCGAGCGATGGACGAGATCCTCGAGATTCTCCCCAAGGCCTGGACCGGCCAACCGTTCCGGCATTCAGGTTCGGTGTACACGCTGCCCGAGGTCGGAGTCCGTCCCGCCCCGTCCGTTTCGATCCCGATCGTGATTGGTGGGAATGCCGAACGGGCCGTCCGGCGGGCAGCCCGGCTGACTCAGGGTTTCTTCGCCAACTCGGCGCCAGAT
The Acidimicrobiia bacterium DNA segment above includes these coding regions:
- a CDS encoding LLM class flavin-dependent oxidoreductase; the encoded protein is MNLGFGLLSAQLRPGEADWSATYDETVRVAVEAERLGYSSVWTTEHHFVDDGYMPSLLVVSAALAAVTETIEIGTGVILAPLHDPIRLAEDAATVQLLSHGRLILGLGLGWSQVEFEGLGADLRLRGRAMDEILEILPKAWTGQPFRHSGSVYTLPEVGVRPAPSVSIPIVIGGNAERAVRRAARLTQGFFANSAPDRFVQQVEWILEELDRAGRDPDEFRFIHYSILYPADSEELGWNEIGEHVWAMEWKYDDMEASASRIGLPSPPPKLPSEHEKEFRRRSAFVGPAERIVEQLQSIRARAGVPVEFVARSYFHTLDHQHQVEVMQRLAAEVGPHL